One window from the genome of Jiangella alba encodes:
- a CDS encoding ABC transporter substrate-binding protein codes for MSLRVAGRRLAVVLTVPLLLLAACGGDDNDDGANGNGASGNGDSAATDEPDDADDGADAGSGEFPASVDHRYGTTELTEAPERVVTLGFSDQDAVLAFGVAPIAVTDWYGDHPHATWPWAQDELGDAEPVVLNEGAFTGMQDFDYETLAELEPDLIIGLYTGMTQEEYDTLSVIAPTVASSPDYPEYGMPWQETTRMVGRILGQGDRAEELIAEVDRQFADAAAANPAFAGVEMAVAELFEPGSSFVRSATDPRTVFMTQLGFVLPDDLAALAGDLDGAPVSDELMTQLDRDLLVWNIGHEPGLREQVEAKPLYDQLQVVQDDGVLFIEDPLVSGALTWSTVLSLPYALEQLVPQLAETVGGAA; via the coding sequence ATGTCGCTTCGTGTCGCGGGCCGCCGGCTCGCCGTCGTCCTGACCGTCCCGCTCCTGCTCCTCGCCGCCTGCGGCGGGGACGACAACGACGACGGCGCCAACGGCAACGGCGCCAGCGGCAACGGCGACAGCGCCGCCACCGACGAGCCGGACGACGCCGACGACGGCGCCGACGCCGGAAGCGGGGAGTTCCCCGCCTCCGTCGATCACCGCTACGGCACGACCGAGCTGACCGAGGCGCCGGAGCGCGTGGTCACGCTCGGCTTCAGCGACCAGGACGCCGTGCTGGCCTTCGGCGTCGCGCCGATCGCCGTCACCGACTGGTACGGCGACCACCCGCACGCCACCTGGCCGTGGGCGCAGGACGAGCTGGGCGATGCCGAGCCGGTCGTGCTCAACGAGGGCGCCTTCACCGGCATGCAGGACTTCGACTACGAGACCCTCGCCGAGCTGGAGCCGGACCTCATCATCGGCCTCTACACCGGCATGACGCAGGAGGAGTACGACACGCTCTCGGTCATCGCGCCGACCGTCGCGTCGTCGCCGGACTACCCCGAGTACGGCATGCCGTGGCAGGAGACGACCCGCATGGTCGGCCGGATCCTCGGCCAGGGCGACCGCGCGGAGGAGCTGATCGCCGAGGTCGACCGGCAGTTCGCCGACGCCGCCGCGGCGAACCCCGCGTTCGCGGGCGTCGAGATGGCCGTCGCCGAGCTGTTCGAGCCCGGCTCGTCGTTCGTTCGCAGCGCCACCGACCCGCGCACCGTCTTCATGACGCAGCTCGGCTTCGTGTTGCCGGACGACCTCGCGGCGCTGGCCGGCGACCTCGACGGCGCGCCCGTCAGCGACGAGCTGATGACCCAGCTCGACCGCGACCTGCTGGTCTGGAACATCGGCCACGAGCCGGGGCTGCGCGAGCAGGTCGAGGCCAAGCCGCTGTACGACCAGCTGCAGGTCGTGCAGGACGACGGCGTGCTGTTCATCGAGGACCCGCTGGTGTCCGGCGCGCTGACGTGGTCGACGGTGCTCAGCCTGCCGTACGCGCTGGAGCAGCTGGTGCCGCAACTGGCCGAGACGGTGGGCGGCGCGGCCTAG
- a CDS encoding glycoside hydrolase family 43 protein encodes MMPPAYPAYFADPFVLAIPGGYAAYGTTPAASHRGDAVFESLWSPDLRGWEPRGPVLRRPGGGLGDEFWAPEVAHAGGAYWLYYSVGHGIDGHHLRVARSDSPFGPFDDVGVSLTPGERFAIDAHPYRDRDGRWYLFFARDVLDADRPGTHLAVAPLDGMTALAAEPAEVLAPNADWQLYERGRSMYGRRFDWHTLEGPAVAFRGGRYWLTYSGGAWTGPGYAVAWAVADHPLGPWRHAPDGTPPLLATRPGRLLGPGHNSLVTAPDGRDAIAFHAWDSAHRVRQLHVHHLTWSTTGPRVGPPLTATGPRVGPPLAAHHPRASTPPASNSPRAGGPLTATGPNASAPPATDSSSVGAPLTATGPNSSTPLATHHPRASAPPATESPNAGGPPATNSPNAGGPPAADGLGAGAPLTATGSGASSPLATHHLRAGGPLTANDPDAGPPPAAVRPDVATTVPAQPRHQERSPAQTIQHDD; translated from the coding sequence CCGGCCTACCCCGCCTACTTCGCCGACCCGTTCGTCCTGGCGATCCCCGGCGGCTACGCCGCCTACGGCACCACGCCCGCCGCGTCGCACCGCGGCGACGCCGTCTTCGAGTCGCTCTGGTCGCCCGACCTGCGCGGCTGGGAGCCGCGCGGTCCGGTGCTGCGCCGTCCCGGCGGCGGCCTGGGCGACGAGTTCTGGGCGCCGGAGGTGGCGCATGCCGGCGGCGCCTACTGGCTGTACTACTCGGTCGGGCACGGCATCGACGGGCACCACCTGCGCGTGGCCCGCTCGGACTCGCCGTTCGGCCCGTTCGACGACGTGGGCGTGTCGCTCACGCCGGGCGAGCGGTTCGCCATCGATGCGCATCCATACCGCGACCGCGACGGCCGGTGGTACCTGTTCTTCGCCCGCGACGTCCTCGACGCCGACCGGCCCGGCACGCATCTCGCGGTCGCACCCTTGGACGGGATGACCGCCCTCGCCGCGGAGCCCGCCGAGGTGCTCGCGCCGAACGCGGACTGGCAGCTCTACGAGCGCGGCCGGTCGATGTACGGCCGCCGGTTCGACTGGCACACGCTCGAGGGCCCCGCGGTGGCCTTCCGCGGTGGCCGGTACTGGCTGACGTACTCCGGCGGCGCCTGGACCGGGCCCGGCTACGCCGTCGCCTGGGCGGTCGCCGACCACCCGCTCGGCCCGTGGCGGCACGCGCCGGACGGCACACCGCCGCTGCTGGCCACCCGGCCCGGCCGGCTGCTCGGACCCGGCCACAACTCGCTGGTCACCGCGCCCGACGGTCGCGACGCGATCGCCTTCCACGCATGGGACTCCGCCCACCGCGTCCGCCAGCTGCACGTCCATCACCTGACCTGGTCCACCACCGGCCCGCGGGTCGGCCCGCCGCTGACCGCCACCGGCCCGCGCGTCGGCCCGCCCCTGGCAGCTCACCACCCACGCGCCAGCACGCCACCAGCCAGCAACAGCCCGCGCGCCGGCGGGCCGCTGACCGCCACCGGCCCGAACGCCAGCGCACCGCCGGCCACCGACAGCTCTAGCGTCGGCGCGCCGCTGACTGCCACCGGCCCGAACTCCAGCACACCCCTGGCCACTCACCACCCACGCGCCAGCGCACCGCCAGCCACCGAAAGCCCGAACGCCGGCGGCCCACCAGCCACCAACAGCCCGAACGCCGGCGGCCCACCAGCCGCCGATGGCCTGGGCGCCGGCGCGCCGCTGACCGCCACCGGCTCGGGCGCCAGCTCGCCCCTGGCCACTCACCACCTTCGCGCCGGCGGGCCGCTGACCGCCAACGACCCGGACGCCGGCCCACCGCCGGCCGCCGTCCGGCCCGACGTCGCGACCACTGTCCCCGCCCAGCCCCGGCACCAGGAAAGGAGTCCCGCTCAAACGATTCAGCACGACGACTGA
- a CDS encoding glycine--tRNA ligase, producing MQDALLALTKYWTDRGCLMVQPFNTEVGAGTMNPATILRVLGPEPWHVAYAEPSVRPDDARYGENPNRLQTHTQFQVILKPDPGDPQEIYLASLEALGIDIHAHDIRFVEDNWASPALGAWGLGWEVWLDGLEITQFTYFQQAGGQTLDPVSVEITYGIERIIMALQGVSHFKDIEYAPGISYGEAFGQAEYEMSRYYLDDADIEANRALFDTYAAEAERMIAERLPVPAHVYVLKCSHTFNVLDARGAISTTERAKAFARMRGLAREVSSLWTARREELGHPLGLVSRPGRDDDDAEPLLPDLPQADLAGPAPLLFEIGTEEMPPHEVTNTVDAVRSAVAAKLAATRLGHGSIDVVGTPRRIVVQVAAVEPREPDADRTVRGPRVQAAYDADGNPTKALLGFARGQNVDVDDLETADFGGNQHVVVRVVDTGRGAVEVLSSLLADVVSELRSEKNMRWSDPALSFARPIRWLTALLGDAVVPVRVSALVSGRSTRVHRTAAEPVVAVPSAAGYLEFLAGHGIVADPAVRRAAVVDAASALAATVGGVVDTEAEAGLIDEITNLVEEPNALLGGFDTRYLELPEQILTTVMRKHQRYLPVRSADGALLPHFVAVANGACDADAVRAGNEAVLRARYEDAAFFWRADLEVPLDQFKAGLTKLTFEEKLGSMAERAARIETIAADLAKGVELSSGDAEALERAAALAKFDLSSQMVVELSSLAGVMAREYAVRAGETPAVGQALFEMELPRSTADALPSSTPGAVLALADRFDLLMAMFALGAKPTGSSDPFGLRRAALGVVRILRETPALSGVTVDGGLAVAADRLRTQGIEVSDSAVAAAHEFVVARFAQQLRDEEVPADFVTAVLPGADAPGQAVATLSALRSRGDDASFRALVAALQRINRIVPAGTEASYDPAVLTEPAEQRLVEAVSALGDRSGRPVAEFADAAGALVDPVNAFFDDILVMADDPAVRSSRLGLLATVSAHSPRTVDWAALDTALG from the coding sequence ATGCAGGACGCGCTGCTGGCGCTGACGAAGTACTGGACCGACCGTGGCTGCCTCATGGTGCAGCCGTTCAACACCGAGGTCGGTGCCGGAACGATGAATCCCGCCACCATCCTCCGGGTGCTGGGTCCGGAGCCCTGGCACGTCGCGTACGCCGAGCCCAGTGTCCGGCCCGACGACGCCCGGTACGGCGAGAACCCGAACCGCCTGCAGACGCACACCCAGTTCCAGGTCATCCTCAAGCCCGATCCGGGTGACCCGCAGGAGATCTACCTCGCCAGCCTCGAGGCGCTGGGCATCGACATCCACGCTCATGACATCCGCTTCGTCGAGGACAACTGGGCCTCGCCCGCCCTCGGCGCGTGGGGGCTGGGCTGGGAGGTGTGGCTCGACGGCCTCGAGATCACCCAGTTCACCTATTTCCAGCAGGCCGGCGGGCAGACCCTCGATCCCGTCAGCGTCGAGATCACCTACGGCATCGAGCGCATCATCATGGCGCTGCAGGGCGTCAGCCACTTCAAGGACATCGAGTACGCGCCCGGCATCTCCTACGGCGAGGCGTTCGGCCAGGCCGAGTACGAGATGTCGCGCTACTACCTCGACGACGCCGACATCGAGGCCAACCGCGCGCTGTTCGACACCTATGCGGCCGAGGCCGAGCGGATGATCGCCGAGCGGCTGCCGGTCCCGGCGCACGTCTACGTGCTCAAGTGCTCGCACACCTTCAACGTGCTCGACGCGCGCGGCGCCATCAGCACGACGGAGCGGGCGAAGGCGTTCGCGCGCATGCGCGGCCTGGCCCGCGAGGTGTCGTCGCTGTGGACGGCCCGCCGCGAGGAGCTCGGCCACCCGCTGGGCCTGGTGTCCCGGCCGGGTCGCGACGACGACGACGCCGAGCCGCTGCTGCCCGACCTCCCGCAGGCCGACCTCGCCGGTCCGGCGCCGCTGCTGTTCGAGATCGGCACCGAGGAGATGCCGCCGCACGAGGTCACCAACACCGTCGACGCCGTCCGCTCGGCCGTCGCCGCCAAGCTGGCCGCCACCCGCCTCGGGCACGGCTCGATCGACGTCGTCGGAACGCCGCGGCGCATCGTCGTCCAGGTCGCCGCCGTCGAGCCGCGCGAGCCCGACGCCGACCGCACCGTCCGCGGCCCCCGCGTCCAGGCCGCCTACGACGCCGACGGCAACCCGACGAAGGCGCTGCTCGGCTTCGCCCGCGGCCAGAACGTCGACGTCGACGACCTCGAGACCGCCGACTTCGGCGGCAACCAGCATGTCGTCGTCCGCGTCGTCGACACCGGCCGCGGCGCCGTCGAGGTGCTGTCGTCGCTGCTCGCCGACGTCGTGTCGGAGCTGCGGTCGGAGAAGAACATGCGGTGGAGCGACCCCGCGCTGTCCTTCGCCCGGCCCATCCGCTGGCTCACCGCGCTGCTCGGCGACGCCGTCGTCCCGGTGCGGGTGTCGGCGCTGGTCAGTGGCCGTTCCACCCGGGTGCACCGCACCGCGGCCGAGCCCGTCGTCGCGGTGCCGTCGGCCGCCGGGTACCTCGAGTTCCTGGCCGGGCACGGCATCGTCGCCGACCCCGCGGTCCGTCGTGCCGCCGTCGTCGACGCCGCGTCCGCGCTGGCCGCGACCGTCGGCGGCGTCGTCGACACCGAGGCCGAGGCCGGGCTGATCGACGAGATCACGAACCTGGTCGAAGAGCCCAACGCGCTGCTCGGCGGGTTCGACACCCGGTATCTCGAGCTGCCCGAGCAGATCCTCACCACCGTCATGCGCAAGCACCAGCGCTACCTGCCGGTCCGGTCGGCCGACGGCGCGCTGCTGCCGCACTTCGTCGCGGTCGCCAACGGTGCGTGCGACGCCGACGCGGTGCGGGCGGGCAACGAGGCGGTGCTGCGGGCCCGGTACGAGGACGCCGCGTTCTTCTGGCGGGCCGACCTCGAGGTGCCGCTCGACCAGTTCAAGGCCGGCCTCACCAAGCTGACGTTCGAGGAGAAGCTCGGCTCGATGGCCGAGCGGGCCGCCCGCATCGAGACCATCGCCGCCGACCTCGCCAAGGGCGTCGAGCTGTCCTCAGGCGACGCCGAGGCGCTCGAGCGGGCCGCCGCGCTGGCCAAGTTCGACCTGTCGTCGCAGATGGTGGTCGAGCTGTCCAGCCTGGCCGGCGTCATGGCGCGCGAGTACGCCGTCCGCGCGGGCGAGACCCCGGCCGTCGGGCAGGCGCTGTTCGAGATGGAGCTGCCGCGGTCGACGGCCGACGCGCTGCCGTCGTCGACGCCGGGCGCCGTCCTCGCGCTGGCCGACCGGTTCGACCTGCTCATGGCGATGTTCGCGCTCGGCGCCAAGCCGACCGGCAGCTCCGACCCGTTCGGCCTGCGCCGCGCCGCGCTCGGTGTCGTGCGCATCCTGCGTGAGACGCCGGCGCTGTCGGGCGTGACGGTCGACGGCGGCCTGGCGGTCGCGGCCGACCGGCTGCGCACCCAGGGCATCGAGGTGTCCGACTCCGCGGTCGCGGCGGCGCACGAGTTCGTGGTCGCCCGGTTCGCCCAGCAGCTGCGCGACGAAGAGGTCCCGGCCGACTTCGTCACCGCCGTCCTGCCCGGTGCCGACGCCCCCGGCCAGGCGGTCGCGACGCTGTCGGCGCTGCGCTCGCGCGGGGACGACGCGTCGTTCCGCGCCCTGGTGGCGGCGTTGCAGCGGATCAACCGCATCGTCCCGGCCGGCACCGAGGCGTCCTACGACCCCGCCGTCCTGACCGAGCCGGCCGAACAACGCCTCGTCGAGGCCGTCTCGGCTCTGGGCGACCGGTCCGGCCGCCCGGTCGCCGAGTTCGCCGACGCCGCCGGCGCGCTGGTCGACCCGGTCAACGCGTTCTTCGACGACATCCTCGTCATGGCCGACGACCCCGCCGTCCGCTCCTCCCGGCTGGGTCTGCTGGCGACCGTCAGCGCCCACAGCCCCCGCACCGTCGACTGGGCCGCGCTCGACACCGCCCTCGGCTGA
- a CDS encoding carboxypeptidase regulatory-like domain-containing protein has translation MRRSRAAIAQLALAASLATALTVTDPEPAHAADATIAVDATAYQGVIQPSVVGQMAEWAYDQMNGAWAQRLRSRSFETETVDAGRSPLYDAFSGSQLDRSRWTPLSLDGAPAGTATVSGGTLTLTSATPGRWGVMSGDLGETRYASTVVETRITSLTGTNAILSMYGGSGAGDFTKFVEFAIEGGQLKVFADGLAPWTGPAATVPATLRVEVSPAAGSSRDLRFFYNGTQVHTISGYTLLPERFRAFLYGYSGSIGVDHLTVTHDDTFDGFGGTALSPRWTPTLLAGSSPGTVTVGSGRVQLTGTANSRYALLSEPIRNSAVDWTTINARLNAVTGVNGLINIYGGSGAGDFTRFVEFGVEGGVARVFAPGGYTWTGGAVSLPATLSVQVSPYYANGRSFRFYVNGTKVHELWNRRDVPVGDFRVGLYGFGTSTTQWDRVGVDTVHMWDQYAPHFEGGPGLSVEWTPVSLAGGWGSASQGNSQLTVNGAANSRYGVLSQRLEESDLYDYTIEAKLDSVTGTNALLDVYAGSGRGDFTKFVEFGIEAGVLKVFGDGVPTWTGPAATTPALLRVEVSRWKPGGRDFSFYYNDRLVHRLEGVSVIGQQEYQVFAYGFGGSTTKWDYITWWRDPAWSEDGHTDRAAYRHVAGAYNGQYAQQVEVTQHTSGRKGIAQGDVQVSAGKAYELSVWLKQSGLSAPVTVYLGPDSGDGPAYTPYAAATISGVTGSWAKYTVTLTPSTTDAQAKLFIGTGGTGTLTVDMPSLMPLDPSEVVHGGWRPEFVEKVDALKPVMIRWPGGIIADSYTWSDGVGARDQRAPMYFAQWDAQWMTNDVGTDEILGLAEALGLEVVLNVNWGQGTPAAAADWVEYANGSTATPQGAQRAANGRAAPWDVDLWEIGNEVWGWWTPGSTNAATYAASLNQFRDAMVAKDAGIEVIGEGGDGNSTDQSWNTTVIQSSGSRLDHLAVHYYSPQPLPQNYNSADVYAASVGAAATIGDRLAASGNTILANTQRDIKLAVMEHAAMYFNEEHRRTRTLEGGLAEAGILNLLMRRPDLNEVNAASTLVNFWDGGSFRVGARGAFVTPAYEVQRLVGNHHGPLLVRSQVSSASYNAPAVGNLPARANVPYLDVTTTRSADGRKLYVSVLNRHPSQAIATNVTIANAGAIGATATARTVNSAGYLDQNTWLNPTTVQATTTTTGAGSAFAYSFPAHSYTVLTIDTNAAAVTLPAVTGRVTTAAGAAISGATVQLGGGASTTTNADGYFLIPGVTPGAYSVTVSKSGFTTYTRTDVEVSQTGATTLPIRLTP, from the coding sequence ATGAGAAGATCCAGAGCGGCCATCGCCCAGCTCGCCCTGGCCGCCTCGCTCGCGACCGCGCTGACGGTCACCGACCCCGAACCCGCCCACGCGGCCGACGCGACCATCGCCGTCGACGCCACCGCGTACCAGGGCGTCATCCAGCCCAGCGTCGTCGGCCAGATGGCCGAGTGGGCCTACGACCAGATGAACGGCGCCTGGGCGCAGCGATTACGGTCCCGGTCGTTCGAGACCGAGACCGTCGACGCCGGGCGCAGCCCCCTGTACGACGCGTTCTCCGGCAGCCAGCTCGACCGGTCCCGCTGGACGCCGCTGAGCCTGGACGGCGCGCCCGCCGGCACGGCGACGGTGTCCGGCGGCACCCTGACGCTCACCTCGGCGACGCCCGGCCGCTGGGGCGTGATGTCCGGCGACCTCGGCGAGACCCGCTACGCCAGCACCGTCGTCGAGACCCGCATCACGTCGCTGACCGGCACCAACGCCATCCTCAGCATGTACGGCGGCAGCGGCGCGGGCGACTTCACGAAGTTCGTCGAGTTCGCGATCGAGGGCGGCCAGCTCAAGGTGTTCGCCGACGGCCTGGCCCCGTGGACCGGCCCGGCCGCCACCGTGCCGGCGACGCTGCGGGTGGAGGTCTCCCCCGCCGCCGGGTCGTCGCGCGACCTGAGGTTCTTCTACAACGGCACCCAGGTGCACACGATCTCCGGCTACACACTGCTGCCGGAGCGGTTCCGCGCGTTCCTCTACGGCTACTCCGGCAGCATCGGCGTCGACCACCTGACCGTCACCCACGACGACACCTTCGACGGGTTCGGCGGGACGGCGCTGTCCCCGCGGTGGACGCCGACCCTGCTGGCCGGGAGCTCGCCGGGCACCGTCACCGTCGGGTCGGGACGGGTCCAGCTCACCGGCACCGCGAACTCGCGCTACGCGCTGCTGTCGGAGCCGATCCGCAACAGCGCCGTCGACTGGACCACGATCAATGCTCGGCTCAATGCTGTCACTGGCGTCAATGGGTTGATCAACATTTACGGTGGCTCCGGGGCCGGGGACTTCACCCGGTTCGTGGAGTTCGGTGTGGAGGGCGGCGTGGCCCGCGTCTTCGCGCCCGGCGGCTACACCTGGACCGGCGGCGCCGTCAGCCTGCCGGCCACGCTGTCGGTGCAGGTCAGCCCCTACTACGCGAACGGTCGCAGCTTCCGGTTCTACGTCAACGGCACGAAGGTGCACGAGCTGTGGAACCGCCGCGACGTGCCGGTCGGCGACTTCCGCGTCGGCCTCTACGGGTTCGGCACGTCCACCACCCAGTGGGACCGCGTCGGCGTCGACACCGTGCACATGTGGGACCAGTACGCACCGCACTTCGAAGGCGGGCCGGGCCTGAGCGTGGAGTGGACGCCGGTCTCGCTGGCCGGCGGCTGGGGCAGCGCCAGCCAGGGCAACAGCCAACTCACCGTCAACGGCGCCGCCAACAGCCGGTACGGCGTGCTGTCGCAGCGGCTGGAGGAGAGCGACCTCTACGACTACACGATCGAGGCCAAGCTCGACTCCGTCACCGGCACCAACGCGCTGCTCGACGTCTACGCCGGGTCGGGCCGCGGCGACTTCACGAAGTTCGTCGAGTTCGGGATCGAGGCCGGCGTCCTCAAGGTGTTCGGCGACGGCGTGCCGACCTGGACCGGGCCCGCCGCCACGACGCCGGCGCTGCTGCGGGTCGAGGTCAGCCGGTGGAAGCCGGGCGGGCGCGACTTCTCCTTCTACTACAACGACCGCCTCGTGCACCGGCTCGAAGGCGTCAGCGTCATCGGGCAGCAGGAGTACCAGGTCTTCGCCTACGGCTTCGGCGGCTCGACCACCAAGTGGGACTACATCACGTGGTGGCGCGATCCGGCCTGGTCCGAGGACGGCCACACCGACCGCGCCGCGTACCGCCACGTGGCCGGCGCGTACAACGGGCAGTACGCCCAGCAGGTGGAGGTCACCCAGCACACGTCGGGACGCAAGGGCATCGCGCAGGGCGACGTCCAGGTCTCGGCCGGCAAGGCGTACGAGTTGAGCGTCTGGCTGAAACAGAGCGGCCTCAGCGCACCCGTCACCGTCTACCTCGGCCCGGACTCGGGCGACGGGCCCGCGTACACGCCGTACGCCGCGGCGACGATCTCCGGCGTCACCGGAAGCTGGGCCAAGTACACGGTGACCCTGACGCCGTCCACCACCGACGCCCAGGCGAAGCTGTTCATCGGCACCGGCGGCACCGGGACGCTGACCGTCGACATGCCCAGCCTGATGCCGCTGGATCCGTCCGAGGTGGTGCACGGCGGCTGGCGGCCCGAGTTCGTCGAGAAGGTCGACGCGCTGAAACCGGTGATGATCCGCTGGCCGGGCGGCATCATCGCCGACTCGTACACCTGGTCCGACGGTGTCGGCGCACGCGACCAGCGCGCACCCATGTACTTCGCGCAGTGGGACGCCCAGTGGATGACGAACGACGTCGGCACCGACGAGATCCTCGGCCTGGCCGAGGCGCTGGGACTCGAGGTCGTGCTCAACGTCAACTGGGGCCAGGGCACCCCCGCGGCGGCGGCCGACTGGGTCGAGTACGCGAACGGCTCGACCGCCACCCCGCAGGGCGCCCAGCGGGCCGCGAACGGCCGGGCGGCGCCCTGGGACGTCGATCTGTGGGAGATCGGCAACGAGGTCTGGGGCTGGTGGACGCCGGGCAGCACGAACGCCGCCACCTACGCGGCCAGCCTCAACCAGTTCCGCGACGCGATGGTGGCCAAGGACGCCGGCATCGAGGTGATCGGCGAGGGCGGTGACGGCAACAGCACCGACCAGAGCTGGAACACCACCGTGATCCAGTCGTCCGGGTCGAGGCTGGACCACCTGGCCGTGCACTACTACAGCCCGCAGCCGCTGCCGCAGAACTACAACAGCGCGGACGTGTACGCGGCCAGCGTCGGCGCCGCGGCGACCATCGGGGACCGGCTGGCGGCCAGCGGCAACACGATCCTGGCCAACACCCAGCGCGACATCAAGCTGGCGGTGATGGAGCACGCGGCCATGTACTTCAACGAGGAGCACCGGCGCACCCGGACCCTCGAAGGCGGACTCGCGGAGGCCGGGATCCTCAACCTGCTGATGCGCCGTCCCGACCTCAACGAGGTGAACGCGGCGTCCACGCTGGTGAACTTCTGGGACGGCGGCTCGTTCCGGGTCGGCGCGCGGGGCGCCTTCGTCACCCCGGCCTACGAGGTGCAGCGGCTGGTCGGCAACCACCACGGCCCGCTGCTGGTGCGCTCGCAGGTGAGCTCGGCCAGCTACAACGCGCCGGCCGTGGGCAACCTGCCGGCGCGGGCGAACGTGCCGTACCTGGACGTCACGACGACCCGGTCGGCCGACGGACGGAAGCTCTACGTGTCCGTGCTGAACCGGCACCCGTCGCAGGCGATCGCCACCAACGTCACCATCGCCAACGCCGGGGCGATCGGCGCGACCGCCACCGCGCGCACCGTCAACTCGGCCGGGTATCTCGACCAGAACACCTGGCTGAACCCGACGACGGTGCAGGCCACGACCACCACGACCGGCGCCGGGAGTGCGTTCGCGTACTCCTTCCCGGCGCACAGCTACACGGTCCTGACCATCGACACCAACGCCGCGGCGGTGACGCTGCCGGCGGTGACCGGCCGCGTCACGACGGCTGCGGGCGCGGCGATCAGCGGCGCCACGGTCCAGCTCGGCGGCGGGGCGAGCACGACGACCAACGCCGACGGCTACTTCCTCATCCCGGGCGTGACGCCGGGTGCCTATTCGGTGACCGTCAGCAAGAGCGGCTTCACCACGTACACCCGGACGGATGTGGAGGTGAGCCAGACCGGGGCGACGACGCTGCCGATCAGGCTGACGCCCTGA
- a CDS encoding MBL fold metallo-hydrolase yields MTGLVAVTRNVLVATHEFCTSTTTVVTGGDGDCLVVDPGVTPAELDQLAADLAARRLHVAAGFATHPHWDHVLWSRSLGAGVPRFATAACVVAAADGRGRDLALAKVDAPGTDGELFAQLTPLLSGGPGIVPWEGPRVGVVAHGAHAPGHAALLADGVLVAGDMCSDLEVPLLDLDAADPLGDYHYALDGFDALVPDVRFVVPGHGHVGDNAELRRRLAADRRYLTDLAAGRGDDDPRLTTDWLVRDHRAQRAALGRPA; encoded by the coding sequence ATGACCGGCCTCGTCGCGGTGACCCGGAACGTCCTCGTCGCCACGCACGAGTTCTGCACCAGCACGACCACGGTCGTCACCGGCGGCGACGGCGACTGCCTCGTCGTCGACCCGGGGGTCACGCCGGCGGAGCTGGACCAGCTCGCCGCTGACCTGGCCGCCCGCCGGCTGCACGTCGCCGCCGGGTTCGCGACGCACCCGCATTGGGATCACGTGCTGTGGAGCCGGTCGCTCGGCGCCGGCGTCCCCCGCTTCGCCACCGCCGCCTGCGTCGTGGCCGCGGCGGACGGGCGGGGCCGCGACCTGGCGCTCGCCAAGGTGGACGCGCCCGGGACGGACGGCGAGCTGTTCGCCCAGCTCACGCCGCTCCTGTCCGGCGGGCCGGGCATCGTCCCGTGGGAGGGGCCGCGGGTCGGCGTCGTCGCACACGGGGCGCACGCGCCGGGACACGCCGCGCTGCTCGCCGACGGCGTGCTGGTGGCCGGGGACATGTGCTCGGACCTGGAGGTGCCGCTGCTGGACCTCGACGCCGCCGACCCGCTCGGCGACTACCACTACGCGCTCGACGGGTTCGACGCGCTGGTCCCCGACGTTCGCTTCGTCGTGCCCGGCCACGGCCACGTCGGCGACAACGCGGAGCTGCGCCGACGCCTGGCCGCCGACCGCCGCTACCTGACCGACCTCGCCGCCGGTCGCGGCGACGACGACCCGCGGCTCACCACCGACTGGCTGGTCCGCGATCACCGTGCTCAGCGCGCCGCCCTCGGGCGGCCCGCTTGA